One genomic segment of Chitinivibrionales bacterium includes these proteins:
- the lpxB gene encoding lipid-A-disaccharide synthase: MEPPSVMFVAGDPSGDNHAAAVIHQLKTSDPSLECFGIGGPAMQAQGFTALMPFEPFNKMGFAEVVTHLPFFLKAKDKLIRIMERKRPSVLVCVDYPGFNFPLMKAAHKRGVPVIYYIVPQVWAWKKKRAKILGTTASFIGVVFPFEEKIFTPYPSPVRFVGHPLVESINNKKENKHTSDIDILFKNKDFRIALIPGSRPQEIDRNLGPMIEACRHLLRQYPSLTISISRHPQLPESLFAPHIGEVKAELFTGPLDKLLEKSDLAFVTSGTATLQTALHGVPMVIAYRTSFITYQLIKRAVSIKHIGMPNIICGRTVVPECIQERMKPETLAREMEQFIMSQSCYIETANTLSDIKNKLGRKKPSLEIATEIKKYITSIPL, encoded by the coding sequence ATGGAGCCCCCATCCGTGATGTTTGTAGCAGGCGATCCATCGGGTGACAACCATGCAGCCGCCGTCATTCATCAACTCAAAACATCAGATCCTTCACTCGAATGCTTTGGTATCGGCGGTCCGGCCATGCAGGCACAGGGTTTTACCGCATTAATGCCTTTCGAGCCCTTCAATAAAATGGGTTTTGCCGAAGTCGTTACCCATCTTCCCTTTTTTCTCAAAGCAAAAGATAAATTGATCAGAATCATGGAGCGGAAAAGGCCGTCTGTTCTTGTTTGTGTCGATTATCCCGGTTTCAATTTTCCGCTTATGAAAGCGGCTCATAAAAGAGGTGTTCCGGTCATCTATTATATCGTTCCACAGGTATGGGCATGGAAAAAGAAACGCGCAAAAATTCTCGGAACCACGGCATCCTTTATCGGCGTTGTTTTTCCTTTTGAAGAAAAAATCTTTACGCCCTATCCTTCACCGGTCCGTTTTGTAGGGCATCCCCTTGTTGAGTCGATCAATAATAAGAAAGAGAATAAACATACCTCGGATATTGATATCCTTTTTAAAAACAAGGATTTCCGTATCGCTTTGATTCCCGGAAGCCGGCCCCAGGAAATTGACCGGAATCTGGGCCCTATGATTGAAGCCTGCCGACACCTTCTCCGGCAATATCCTTCTTTAACAATATCTATTTCCCGCCACCCCCAGCTCCCAGAATCGCTCTTTGCTCCTCATATCGGCGAAGTTAAGGCCGAGTTGTTCACCGGCCCGCTTGATAAACTCCTGGAAAAATCCGATCTCGCATTTGTAACTTCAGGTACAGCAACGCTTCAAACAGCACTGCACGGCGTACCCATGGTAATCGCCTATAGAACATCCTTTATTACCTACCAGCTTATTAAACGGGCGGTCAGTATAAAGCATATCGGAATGCCGAATATCATCTGCGGGCGCACCGTAGTCCCCGAATGTATTCAGGAGCGTATGAAACCCGAAACGCTTGCCCGGGAAATGGAGCAATTCATAATGTCTCAATCCTGCTATATCGAAACAGCAAACACTCTGTCGGATATCAAAAACAAACTCGGCCGGAAAAAGCCTTCCCTAGAAATTGCCACCGAAATTAAAAAGTACATAACCAGCATACCACTTTAA